A region from the Deinococcus radiotolerans genome encodes:
- the argB gene encoding acetylglutamate kinase, with protein sequence MIVKYGGNAMKSLDLRRAVAAEIAALRAEQTVVVVHGGGPVIERELAARGIPSEFRAGLRVTTPEAMDVVEMALCQLNKQLSQDVGHAVGLMGRDSDLLRAEVFDPSLGRVGRVTGVNADVLRALIGTGLTPVVGCVAVGPDGDALNVNADTAAGAVAGALNEGIVFLTDVDGVYRNYPDPESRAVHLTRAEVEGGVADGWIAGGMIPKVRAALDALDRGAPFAVIASGMHAGALSAAARGEAGTRITP encoded by the coding sequence GTGATCGTCAAGTACGGCGGGAATGCCATGAAGAGCCTGGACCTGCGGCGCGCGGTGGCCGCCGAGATCGCCGCGCTGCGCGCCGAGCAGACGGTCGTGGTCGTGCACGGCGGCGGGCCCGTCATCGAGCGGGAACTCGCCGCGCGCGGCATTCCCAGCGAGTTCCGCGCCGGGCTGCGCGTCACCACGCCCGAAGCGATGGACGTCGTGGAGATGGCGCTGTGTCAGCTGAACAAGCAGCTCAGCCAGGACGTCGGCCACGCGGTCGGCCTGATGGGCCGCGACTCGGACCTGCTGCGCGCCGAGGTGTTCGACCCCAGCCTGGGCCGCGTGGGCCGCGTGACCGGCGTGAACGCGGACGTGCTGCGCGCCCTGATCGGCACGGGCCTCACGCCGGTCGTGGGCTGCGTGGCTGTCGGCCCGGATGGGGACGCCCTGAACGTGAACGCCGACACCGCCGCCGGGGCGGTCGCGGGCGCCCTGAACGAGGGCATCGTATTCCTGACCGACGTGGACGGCGTGTACCGCAACTACCCCGACCCGGAAAGCCGCGCCGTGCACCTCACCCGCGCCGAGGTCGAGGGGGGCGTCGCGGACGGCTGGATCGCGGGCGGCATGATCCCCAAGGTCCGCGCCGCACTGGACGCCCTGGACCGGGGCGCGCCCTTCGCGGTGATCGCCAGCGGCATGCACGCCGGGGCCCTGTCCGCCGCTGCGCGCGGCGAGGCCGGCACGCGCATCACGCCCTGA